From a region of the Verrucomicrobiota bacterium genome:
- a CDS encoding IS1380 family transposase, producing the protein MLTASNLRYEMADRVNAVSCGGIGAMHLLVQRLGLIEDINRNLKLLKVHLPYHESDHVLNIAYNILAGGVRLEDIERRRQDEKFLNGLDAQRIPDPTTAGDFTRRFEEADILALRECFNRARLAVWKVQPKGFLEEAFLDVDGTIAATLGKCKEGIGLSYKGIWGYAPLIVSLANTKEVLYLQNRPGNWASHSGSVEWIDRAVKLVGQVAGTVTIRGDTDFTHTAHLDRWDAAGCYFILGMDAHPKVVQLAEQLPQSAWQRLERLPKYEILTEPRQKVFRYREQIVIEKEFRNQKLVGEDIAQMDYQPLKCGKQYRLVIVRKNLSVQTGEQALLDEIRYFFYLTSRQDKAQKIVGLANGRCDQENVIEQLKNGVNAMRMPVNDLLSNWASMVMAARAWNLKSWYGLLTPNRQRGLELVRMEFRRFLQAILLIPCQVVRTARRV; encoded by the coding sequence ATGCTCACGGCCAGCAACCTTCGCTACGAGATGGCCGACCGGGTCAACGCCGTCAGTTGCGGTGGCATTGGGGCCATGCATCTGCTGGTGCAGCGGCTGGGCTTGATCGAGGATATCAATCGAAACCTGAAGTTGCTCAAAGTGCATCTGCCCTATCATGAGAGCGATCACGTGTTGAACATCGCCTACAACATCCTGGCCGGCGGCGTGCGCCTGGAAGACATTGAACGGCGGCGGCAGGATGAAAAGTTTCTCAACGGCCTGGACGCCCAACGGATTCCCGATCCGACCACCGCCGGGGATTTCACCCGGCGCTTTGAGGAAGCGGATATTCTGGCACTGCGGGAATGTTTCAATCGCGCGCGGCTGGCCGTGTGGAAAGTCCAGCCCAAAGGATTTTTGGAGGAAGCCTTCCTCGACGTGGACGGAACGATTGCCGCAACGCTGGGTAAATGCAAGGAAGGCATCGGCCTGTCGTATAAAGGCATCTGGGGTTACGCGCCGCTGATCGTGAGCCTGGCCAATACCAAGGAAGTGCTCTACCTGCAAAACCGGCCCGGCAATTGGGCCAGTCACAGCGGCAGCGTGGAATGGATTGATCGGGCGGTGAAGCTGGTCGGGCAGGTCGCCGGTACGGTGACGATCCGGGGCGACACGGACTTTACGCACACCGCCCATCTGGATCGGTGGGATGCCGCGGGCTGCTATTTCATTCTGGGCATGGACGCTCATCCCAAGGTGGTGCAACTGGCCGAACAACTGCCCCAGAGCGCCTGGCAGCGGTTGGAACGCTTGCCCAAATATGAAATCCTGACCGAGCCACGGCAGAAAGTCTTTCGTTACAGGGAACAGATCGTGATCGAGAAGGAGTTCAGGAATCAGAAACTGGTGGGCGAGGACATCGCCCAAATGGATTATCAGCCGCTCAAGTGCGGGAAGCAGTATCGGCTGGTGATCGTGCGCAAGAACCTCAGCGTGCAGACAGGAGAGCAGGCGCTGCTGGATGAGATTCGGTATTTTTTCTACCTCACCAGCCGGCAGGACAAAGCCCAGAAGATCGTGGGCCTGGCCAATGGCCGGTGTGATCAGGAGAACGTGATCGAGCAGTTGAAGAACGGCGTCAACGCGATGCGCATGCCCGTCAACGATCTGTTGAGCAACTGGGCTTCCATGGTGATGGCGGCGCGGGCCTGGAATCTCAAGAGTTGGTATGGGCTGCTGACGCCCAACCGCCAACGGGGACTGGAACTGGTGCGGATGGAGTTCCGGCGCTTTCTCCAGGCGATCCTGTTGATCCCTTGCCAGGTCGTGCGCACGGCGCGGCGTGT
- a CDS encoding substrate-binding domain-containing protein, with translation MQAKRHRFLFSSIILLSAFLVGCGEKESSGKQSSSSNAPQKAHGKVVIALLPKLINIDYFDACKRGATKVADELGVTLIYDGPTEPSGSEQNKFIDTWIRQGVNAICIAPNQPKTIRRFVEKAQAQGIKVLTWDSDAPESGRDLFVNQVDEKVLGERLVDDLAQQMGEEGEWAIAIASLDAANLNTWRRYAEARAKEKYPKLKLVATEVTKEDENFARQKIETLLNAYPNLKGIIAFDSNSVPGASEAVKRAGKIGKVAITGNSTPGKMRPYIKDGVLQSFYLWDPRELGALTVRLAKALVDGQKLTDGMDVPGHGKISLSKQDAKTVIMADPIRFTKENIDKYDFGI, from the coding sequence ATGCAGGCCAAGCGTCACAGGTTTCTCTTTTCCTCCATCATCCTTCTGTCCGCCTTCCTTGTCGGTTGCGGCGAGAAAGAATCTTCGGGGAAGCAATCCTCCTCAAGCAATGCGCCGCAAAAGGCTCACGGCAAAGTCGTCATCGCCCTGTTGCCGAAGTTGATCAACATCGATTACTTCGACGCCTGCAAACGCGGCGCGACCAAGGTGGCGGACGAACTGGGGGTCACGCTGATCTACGATGGTCCGACCGAGCCGAGCGGTTCGGAGCAAAATAAATTCATCGACACCTGGATTCGCCAGGGCGTGAACGCCATCTGCATCGCGCCGAACCAGCCGAAGACCATCCGCCGCTTCGTCGAAAAGGCCCAGGCGCAAGGCATCAAGGTGTTGACGTGGGACAGCGACGCCCCGGAAAGCGGGCGCGACTTGTTCGTCAATCAGGTGGACGAGAAGGTACTGGGCGAAAGGCTTGTGGACGATCTGGCACAGCAGATGGGTGAGGAAGGCGAGTGGGCCATCGCGATTGCCAGCCTCGATGCCGCCAATCTGAACACGTGGCGTCGCTACGCCGAAGCGCGCGCGAAGGAAAAATATCCAAAGCTGAAGCTCGTTGCCACCGAAGTCACAAAAGAGGACGAGAATTTTGCCCGACAAAAGATCGAGACACTCCTGAACGCCTATCCGAATCTGAAAGGGATCATTGCGTTCGATTCCAATTCCGTCCCCGGCGCGTCCGAGGCTGTGAAGCGTGCGGGCAAGATCGGCAAGGTCGCCATCACCGGCAATTCCACCCCCGGCAAGATGCGCCCTTACATCAAAGATGGCGTATTGCAGTCGTTCTATTTGTGGGACCCGCGCGAGCTGGGCGCCCTGACCGTGCGACTGGCCAAGGCGCTCGTTGACGGGCAGAAGCTGACCGACGGCATGGACGTTCCCGGTCATGGCAAGATCAGCTTGAGCAAACAGGACGCAAAGACGGTGATCATGGCTGACCCAATCCGGTTCACGAAGGAGAACATCGACAAGTATGATTTCGGGATTTGA
- a CDS encoding sugar isomerase, protein MDSQTVAHSNRALEKHHRQDFNALGEMLARRGIDIKTITTESARFKVALPSWGFSQGGTRFGRFPISGEPRNVAEKMFDAAVVNDLTGVTPRISIHVPWDKPINATSLKSLAKQLRLGFDAINSNTFQDQPDQKYSYKFGSLSHTERTVRRQAIEHHLECIEIGRALGSKALTVWLADGGSFPGQQHLRRALDRVIDSLGEIYSALPRDWRLFTEHKPFEPAFYSTVVQDWGTSLMIAQALGPQAACLVDLGHHLPNCNVEQVVARLIAANRLGGFHFNDSKFADDDLSAASIKPYQLFLIFNELVDAARDPQVKKLRPRFQPAYMIDQSHNLKDPIEDLVLSAIEIHRAFTKALLVDRVALARYQEANDVVMAERTLKVAYETDVSPILAEVRRRCGAAIDPLNVYRRSGYRRQKASERS, encoded by the coding sequence ATTGACTCACAAACAGTCGCTCATTCCAACCGAGCGTTGGAAAAACATCATCGACAAGACTTCAATGCGCTTGGCGAAATGCTGGCCCGGCGCGGCATCGACATAAAAACAATCACTACCGAATCGGCTCGATTCAAAGTTGCCTTGCCTTCGTGGGGATTCTCTCAAGGTGGAACGCGATTCGGTCGCTTTCCGATCTCCGGCGAGCCACGCAACGTCGCCGAAAAAATGTTCGATGCCGCGGTCGTGAACGACCTCACCGGCGTCACACCGCGCATTTCAATTCACGTGCCGTGGGACAAACCGATTAATGCGACAAGCCTCAAAAGCCTGGCAAAACAACTTCGTCTCGGCTTCGACGCAATCAATTCCAACACCTTTCAAGATCAGCCCGACCAAAAATATTCGTACAAATTCGGTTCGCTGTCACACACCGAGCGTACCGTGCGCCGTCAAGCTATCGAGCATCATCTCGAATGCATCGAGATTGGCCGCGCGTTGGGATCGAAGGCATTGACCGTTTGGCTGGCTGATGGCGGCAGCTTTCCAGGACAACAACATCTCCGCCGCGCGCTAGATCGGGTCATCGATTCGCTCGGAGAGATTTACTCGGCGTTGCCGAGAGACTGGCGGCTGTTCACTGAACACAAGCCGTTTGAACCCGCCTTCTATTCAACGGTTGTTCAGGATTGGGGCACGTCGCTGATGATCGCGCAAGCGCTCGGCCCGCAGGCGGCGTGTCTCGTGGACCTCGGCCATCATCTGCCGAACTGCAATGTCGAACAGGTCGTGGCGCGGTTGATTGCGGCGAACCGTCTCGGAGGATTTCATTTCAACGATTCCAAGTTCGCCGATGATGACCTGTCCGCCGCATCGATCAAACCCTATCAACTCTTTCTGATCTTCAACGAACTGGTTGATGCCGCCCGTGATCCACAGGTGAAGAAACTGCGTCCGCGTTTTCAACCTGCCTACATGATCGACCAATCTCACAACCTCAAAGACCCGATCGAAGACCTCGTCCTTTCAGCGATCGAGATTCATCGCGCCTTTACCAAGGCGCTGCTGGTAGATCGCGTGGCGTTGGCAAGGTATCAAGAGGCGAATGATGTCGTGATGGCCGAGCGAACGCTCAAGGTCGCGTATGAGACGGATGTGTCACCGATTCTCGCCGAGGTTCGTCGCCGGTGCGGTGCGGCGATTGATCCGCTCAACGTTTATCGACGCTCCGGTTATCGCCGTCAGAAAGCGAGCGAACGCAGCTAA
- a CDS encoding penicillin acylase family protein, which yields MKKTLLIALALSFVLPITSPDRALATAKHEATIYRDEFGVPHVFAADLATAAYAIGYAQAEDRLEELLKNYRRATGTMSEVFGPSFYRDDLIQRMWRHDAISREKYSEISPKMRAVLEAYIDGVKRFMKEHPEQVPAWAQEIHPTDVVALGRHIIWGWPLGEAGGDLLRAGIQPDDMGYRGSNEILLAPSRTAMKVPIAVLDPHLSWYGEFRFYQVRIYAGDYNASGISVLGSPLPSIAHSRYCSLAMTTGGPDTSDIFEEELNPDNPRQYRYDGKWRDMTVRKEKIGVKTKEKLDWKEVEIEYSHHGPIVAHKNGKAYAMAIPYMDQIGLTDQTYETMMARNLEKMKRALGHLQLMAQNLMVATVQGDIYYVRNGRVPIRAPGTDPRKPIPGNTSANEWRGIHPFSDLVQIKNPPQGYMHNNNVTPFGMMKDSPLTPESFSKFPYIYNATRDMPRHQRAEMMTELLDAAHDVTVEKALDIAFNPQVYHAEQWQARLKEAWAKATDKKPDATEVYGLIEKWNRRSQADSEGALAYYAFKKGLGGELAVKYNLPSDVTDEQLIEGLNKGAAWLKSNFNSLHVPYGTYFRVGREGGDRAWPTSGGSVAEAGMSTTKATGYVKVGKEMVGRGGQTSTQIVIMTDPPESYTIVPLGASDHKESGHWDDQAEKLYSKSKANPTYFLRKKELMKHVTATKVLMRE from the coding sequence ATGAAAAAAACCTTGCTGATCGCACTCGCGTTATCGTTCGTCCTGCCGATAACCTCTCCGGATCGAGCACTGGCCACAGCGAAGCATGAGGCCACCATTTACCGGGATGAATTCGGCGTGCCGCACGTGTTCGCCGCTGATCTGGCGACGGCGGCGTATGCCATCGGTTACGCTCAAGCGGAAGACCGGTTGGAGGAGTTGTTGAAGAATTATCGGCGCGCGACCGGCACTATGTCGGAGGTCTTCGGGCCGAGTTTTTACCGGGATGATTTGATTCAACGGATGTGGCGGCACGATGCGATCAGCCGGGAGAAATACAGCGAGATCAGTCCGAAGATGCGAGCGGTGCTCGAGGCTTACATCGACGGTGTGAAGCGCTTCATGAAGGAGCATCCGGAACAGGTGCCAGCGTGGGCGCAGGAGATTCATCCGACGGACGTGGTGGCGCTGGGGCGTCACATCATCTGGGGCTGGCCGCTGGGCGAAGCGGGTGGCGATCTGTTGCGGGCGGGCATTCAACCGGATGACATGGGGTATCGCGGCTCGAATGAAATTCTGCTCGCGCCGAGTCGCACCGCGATGAAGGTACCGATTGCCGTGCTGGATCCCCATTTGAGCTGGTATGGGGAATTTCGTTTTTATCAGGTGCGGATTTACGCGGGCGATTACAACGCGTCGGGCATTTCGGTTCTCGGTTCGCCGCTGCCGAGCATTGCCCATAGCCGTTATTGTTCGCTGGCGATGACCACGGGTGGCCCCGACACATCGGACATTTTTGAAGAGGAATTGAATCCGGACAATCCGCGGCAGTATCGTTACGACGGCAAGTGGCGCGACATGACGGTGCGCAAGGAGAAAATCGGCGTGAAGACAAAGGAGAAGTTGGATTGGAAGGAAGTGGAAATTGAATACAGTCATCATGGGCCGATTGTGGCGCACAAGAACGGCAAGGCTTACGCGATGGCGATTCCGTACATGGACCAGATTGGTCTGACGGATCAGACTTACGAGACGATGATGGCGCGCAACCTGGAGAAAATGAAACGGGCGCTCGGCCACTTGCAGTTGATGGCGCAGAACCTGATGGTCGCCACGGTGCAGGGCGATATTTATTACGTGCGTAATGGCCGCGTGCCGATTCGCGCGCCCGGCACCGATCCGCGCAAGCCGATTCCCGGCAACACGTCGGCCAACGAATGGCGCGGGATTCATCCGTTCTCAGACTTGGTGCAAATCAAGAATCCACCGCAAGGCTACATGCACAACAACAACGTGACGCCATTCGGAATGATGAAGGACAGTCCTTTGACGCCAGAAAGTTTTTCCAAGTTTCCGTACATTTACAACGCCACGCGCGACATGCCGCGTCATCAACGCGCCGAGATGATGACCGAGTTGCTCGACGCGGCGCACGACGTGACGGTGGAGAAGGCGTTGGACATCGCCTTCAATCCCCAAGTGTATCACGCGGAGCAGTGGCAGGCGCGCTTGAAGGAAGCGTGGGCGAAGGCGACCGACAAGAAACCCGACGCGACGGAAGTGTATGGGTTGATCGAGAAGTGGAACCGCCGCAGCCAAGCGGATTCCGAAGGGGCGCTGGCGTATTATGCGTTCAAAAAGGGATTGGGCGGCGAATTGGCCGTAAAGTATAATCTGCCGTCCGACGTGACGGATGAACAGTTGATCGAGGGGTTGAACAAAGGGGCGGCATGGCTGAAGAGCAATTTCAACTCACTTCACGTTCCGTATGGAACATATTTCCGCGTCGGTCGCGAAGGTGGAGATCGCGCCTGGCCGACGAGCGGAGGATCGGTCGCCGAAGCCGGCATGTCCACGACCAAAGCGACTGGATATGTCAAGGTCGGCAAGGAAATGGTGGGTCGTGGCGGTCAGACCTCGACGCAGATTGTCATCATGACCGATCCGCCGGAGTCATACACCATTGTGCCGCTGGGTGCCAGTGATCACAAGGAGAGCGGGCATTGGGATGATCAGGCCGAAAAACTCTACAGCAAGAGCAAAGCGAACCCGACTTATTTCCTGCGCAAGAAGGAACTGATGAAGCACGTGACCGCGACGAAGGTGTTGATGAGGGAATGA
- a CDS encoding TIGR03118 family protein yields MKEKFNCSRKLIFAGLLALAALPTKSQAVISTNQGYVQVDLVSDSDTNAAQLDPQLLNPWGIVAGPGAVWINDNHSSQIATYGPLGKPLKYKVHVPAPGGGDGAPTGLVFNDTAQFVITNGMQQSPATFLLATEDGTIAAWNNSVTGTNAMIVVDNSGSGAVYKGLAIVRDADGAPQVYAADFHNGKVDVYDGQFHFVKSFTDPDVPLLFAPFNVRNIRGRVFVTFAKQLLPDKEDDQAGLGNGFVDIFDTDGTLLRRFASQGTLNSPWGMAIAPRNFGHFSHALLVGNFGDGRINAYDLLTGKFLGQLKDANGDVIEIEGLWGLTFDRDEQFERESSYIAQRLYFTAGTNDEADGLFGFIRPISPFLPAAR; encoded by the coding sequence ATGAAAGAGAAATTCAATTGCTCACGAAAGCTGATCTTCGCCGGGTTGTTGGCGCTCGCTGCCCTGCCAACAAAATCGCAGGCCGTCATCAGCACCAACCAGGGCTACGTCCAGGTGGACCTGGTTTCCGACTCCGATACCAATGCGGCTCAGCTCGACCCGCAATTGCTGAACCCGTGGGGGATTGTCGCGGGGCCGGGCGCGGTATGGATCAACGACAATCACTCCAGCCAAATCGCCACTTACGGCCCCTTGGGCAAGCCATTGAAATACAAGGTCCATGTTCCCGCGCCCGGCGGTGGAGATGGCGCGCCAACGGGACTGGTGTTTAATGACACCGCGCAGTTCGTGATCACGAATGGCATGCAGCAAAGTCCAGCCACCTTCCTCCTCGCCACGGAGGACGGCACCATTGCCGCCTGGAATAATTCCGTGACCGGCACCAACGCCATGATTGTCGTGGACAATTCTGGATCGGGGGCCGTTTACAAAGGCTTGGCCATCGTGCGGGATGCCGACGGCGCACCCCAAGTTTACGCTGCGGATTTCCACAATGGCAAGGTCGATGTCTATGACGGCCAGTTCCATTTCGTGAAGTCCTTTACGGATCCGGACGTGCCGCTGCTGTTCGCGCCGTTCAATGTGCGCAACATTCGCGGCCGGGTGTTTGTGACCTTCGCCAAGCAACTCCTGCCGGACAAGGAAGATGACCAGGCAGGGTTGGGAAATGGGTTTGTGGATATTTTCGACACCGACGGCACCTTGCTCCGTCGCTTTGCCTCCCAAGGCACGCTCAATTCGCCTTGGGGCATGGCCATCGCCCCACGGAATTTCGGTCACTTTAGCCACGCCCTTCTCGTCGGCAATTTTGGCGATGGCCGGATCAATGCCTACGATCTGCTCACCGGCAAATTCCTCGGCCAGCTCAAGGATGCCAACGGCGATGTCATCGAAATTGAAGGGCTATGGGGACTGACCTTCGACCGCGACGAACAATTCGAACGCGAGTCCAGTTACATCGCACAACGCCTCTACTTTACGGCCGGCACAAACGATGAAGCCGACGGACTCTTCGGATTCATCCGCCCGATCAGCCCATTCCTCCCAGCCGCACGCTGA
- a CDS encoding PIN domain-containing protein: protein MPVLKYLTDTNTVSDYFRPGNPVKDWFAKHRGQVGISTLTLAEMRRGIELKANPKARAKLERTYDFILEDYREAIFVFDEAAAAEWGRLMAECRDALPPYDDSLIAAIARSSGLTVITRNEKHFSGVATVNPWKSR from the coding sequence ATGCCGGTTCTGAAATACCTCACGGACACGAACACCGTCAGCGACTATTTTCGTCCGGGCAACCCAGTCAAGGACTGGTTCGCGAAACATCGCGGGCAGGTTGGTATTTCCACACTCACGCTGGCGGAAATGCGCCGGGGCATCGAACTCAAAGCCAACCCGAAGGCGCGGGCGAAGTTGGAACGGACTTACGATTTCATTCTGGAGGATTATCGGGAGGCGATTTTTGTTTTTGACGAGGCGGCAGCGGCGGAATGGGGCAGGCTCATGGCTGAATGCCGTGACGCACTTCCGCCCTACGATGATTCTTTGATCGCGGCCATCGCTCGGAGCAGTGGCTTGACGGTGATTACCCGGAATGAGAAACATTTTTCCGGCGTGGCCACGGTCAACCCGTGGAAATCAAGATAG
- a CDS encoding SDR family oxidoreductase, whose amino-acid sequence MTTTFPTQPVAVISGGLGDIGLATARALKLTGCRVALGDLRDAGRNTDGFHVHHVDVASEASVQAWFGAVEAAFGEPASLIVVNAGIVCLGSALAATVDDWNRTMAVNLTGAWLTARTGARRLIEKKMPGRIVFVGSWAGHAPHMELAAYCAAKAGLRMLTQCLALELAAQGILVNEVAPGYVNAGLSGQFFKKDPALAARSTAVVPVGELIEADEVAAAIAYLCSPSHRNLTGSTLLLDGGLSLLRSPVVKS is encoded by the coding sequence ATGACTACGACATTTCCAACTCAACCTGTGGCCGTCATCAGCGGCGGCCTGGGCGACATCGGCCTCGCCACGGCTCGCGCGCTGAAGCTGACCGGCTGTCGGGTGGCACTCGGTGATCTACGCGACGCCGGTCGCAATACCGACGGCTTTCATGTTCATCACGTGGACGTGGCGAGCGAGGCTTCCGTCCAAGCCTGGTTTGGCGCGGTGGAGGCGGCCTTTGGCGAGCCGGCCTCCCTCATCGTGGTGAACGCAGGGATCGTTTGCCTGGGCAGCGCGCTGGCGGCCACGGTGGACGACTGGAATCGCACGATGGCCGTAAACCTCACCGGCGCGTGGCTCACTGCTCGCACCGGCGCGCGACGCTTGATCGAAAAGAAAATGCCGGGACGCATCGTCTTCGTCGGCAGTTGGGCGGGCCATGCACCGCACATGGAACTGGCCGCTTACTGCGCGGCGAAGGCCGGCTTGCGGATGTTGACCCAGTGCCTCGCGCTGGAACTCGCCGCCCAAGGCATCCTTGTGAACGAAGTCGCACCCGGCTATGTGAACGCCGGCTTGAGCGGACAGTTTTTCAAGAAGGATCCGGCGCTCGCGGCCCGTTCGACCGCCGTCGTGCCGGTCGGCGAGTTGATCGAGGCGGACGAAGTCGCCGCTGCCATCGCCTATTTGTGTTCGCCCTCGCATCGGAATCTCACCGGGTCCACGCTGCTGCTCGATGGCGGCCTGTCGCTCTTGCGCAGTCCGGTAGTCAAATCATGA
- a CDS encoding YebC/PmpR family DNA-binding transcriptional regulator, with product MGAQWKQAGREASAQKKGQMVAKLVREIMVAAKLGGPDPALNARLAAAVEKSKKASVYKDTIERAIKKGAGLTEDKIVFELVTYEGFAPHKVPVVVECLTDNRNRTAPEIRNIFKAGSLGQPGSVAFFFNHVGVVEATHTDPNRDAEGDAIEAGAQELEPLEADEVPTGQKGARFLTEMKDLDTVSKALRVAGWNIIAAEIRYLAKSFPELDAAARKDVVDFLNALDDHDDVHRVYAAMR from the coding sequence TTGGGCGCACAATGGAAACAAGCCGGACGCGAAGCCAGCGCACAGAAAAAAGGACAGATGGTCGCCAAGCTGGTCCGCGAGATCATGGTCGCCGCCAAGCTCGGTGGGCCTGACCCCGCCCTCAACGCGCGCCTTGCAGCAGCCGTCGAAAAATCGAAGAAGGCTTCCGTTTACAAAGACACCATCGAACGCGCCATCAAGAAAGGCGCGGGGCTGACGGAAGACAAGATCGTTTTTGAGCTGGTCACGTACGAAGGCTTCGCTCCGCACAAAGTGCCGGTCGTGGTCGAGTGCCTCACCGACAATCGCAACCGCACCGCGCCGGAGATTCGCAACATCTTCAAAGCTGGTTCGCTTGGCCAGCCCGGCAGTGTTGCTTTTTTCTTCAACCACGTCGGCGTAGTCGAAGCCACCCACACTGATCCCAATCGCGATGCCGAAGGCGATGCCATTGAAGCCGGCGCGCAGGAACTTGAGCCGCTCGAAGCCGACGAAGTCCCCACCGGGCAGAAGGGCGCGCGGTTTTTGACGGAGATGAAAGACCTCGACACCGTTTCCAAGGCACTGAGAGTGGCAGGCTGGAATATCATCGCCGCTGAAATCCGTTACCTCGCCAAGAGCTTTCCTGAACTCGATGCCGCCGCGCGCAAAGATGTCGTCGATTTTCTCAACGCCCTCGACGACCACGACGACGTGCATCGCGTATATGCGGCAATGCGGTGA
- a CDS encoding type II toxin-antitoxin system VapB family antitoxin — MRVTIEVDATELKQIQQITGQKKKSPAITQALSAFIRQQQKRQFIERALSGQTDYRLTNEELEARDLYETH; from the coding sequence ATGCGAGTAACCATTGAAGTTGATGCGACGGAACTGAAGCAAATTCAACAAATCACCGGGCAAAAAAAGAAGTCGCCGGCCATCACTCAGGCGTTGTCGGCGTTTATTCGTCAGCAACAAAAACGGCAGTTCATCGAGCGGGCGTTATCCGGCCAAACCGACTACCGGCTGACCAACGAGGAATTGGAAGCCCGCGACCTCTATGAAACTCACTGA
- a CDS encoding PQQ-like beta-propeller repeat protein gives MKSKFLFVSIVLLFIVQVVLAANKAADGKAFWPQWRGPLATGVAPLADPPLEWSESKNVKWKVKIPGFGDSTPIVWGERVFILSAVPTGKKAEAKNAEVATPSSANSVPREGGQGRGGGRGGFGSQTPTEAYQFAVLCLDRNTGKTLWQKVAREEVPHEGHQQNNTFASASPITDGQFVFAFFGSRGLYCYDMDGNLKWQKDFGHMRTKMTFGEGASPALYGDMVIVNWDHEGDDFITALDKRTGKELWRTPRDEGTGWSTPLVVEQGGKRQVVVNATGKVRSYDMATGKLLWECSGQTVNAIPSPVADADTVYVTSGFRGSALFAFRLDRTGDLAGTDAIRWSHKGNTPYVPSPLLVDDLLYFVANNDGKLSCFDAKTGKANFEGERLEGAFGIYASPVAAKDRVYVLGREGTCLVLKKGPKLEVLATNKLDDKTDASLALVGKELFVRGQQNLYCIAAQ, from the coding sequence ATGAAATCAAAATTCCTGTTTGTCAGCATAGTCCTTTTGTTCATTGTTCAAGTTGTCCTCGCGGCTAACAAAGCAGCGGACGGCAAAGCGTTCTGGCCGCAGTGGCGCGGGCCGCTGGCAACCGGCGTCGCGCCGCTCGCAGACCCGCCGTTGGAATGGAGCGAAAGCAAGAATGTGAAGTGGAAGGTCAAGATTCCTGGTTTTGGCGACTCCACCCCCATCGTTTGGGGCGAGCGCGTGTTCATACTTTCTGCTGTTCCAACGGGGAAAAAGGCTGAGGCCAAGAACGCCGAGGTCGCAACTCCATCGAGTGCGAATTCAGTTCCACGTGAAGGCGGCCAGGGACGCGGAGGAGGGCGGGGCGGATTCGGTTCGCAAACTCCAACCGAAGCGTATCAATTTGCCGTGCTCTGCCTCGACCGCAATACCGGCAAAACGCTTTGGCAAAAAGTCGCACGCGAAGAAGTTCCGCATGAAGGGCATCAGCAGAATAACACCTTTGCTTCCGCTTCACCCATCACGGATGGTCAGTTCGTCTTCGCATTCTTCGGTTCGCGTGGACTTTACTGCTACGACATGGACGGCAATCTGAAATGGCAAAAGGACTTCGGCCACATGCGCACGAAGATGACTTTCGGCGAAGGCGCTTCTCCCGCGCTTTACGGCGACATGGTCATCGTCAACTGGGACCACGAAGGAGATGATTTCATCACCGCGCTCGACAAACGCACCGGCAAGGAACTCTGGCGCACTCCGCGCGACGAAGGAACTGGTTGGTCAACACCGTTGGTGGTCGAGCAGGGTGGCAAGCGGCAGGTCGTCGTCAATGCCACCGGAAAAGTGCGCAGTTACGACATGGCCACTGGCAAACTCCTTTGGGAATGCTCGGGCCAGACCGTCAACGCGATTCCGAGTCCTGTCGCCGATGCCGACACCGTTTATGTGACCAGCGGTTTTCGCGGCAGCGCGCTATTCGCCTTCCGGCTCGACCGCACCGGCGATCTCGCCGGCACCGACGCCATTCGCTGGAGTCACAAAGGGAACACTCCCTACGTTCCGTCGCCGTTGCTGGTGGACGACTTGCTTTACTTCGTGGCGAACAACGACGGCAAACTCTCCTGCTTCGATGCAAAGACCGGCAAGGCTAATTTCGAAGGTGAACGATTGGAAGGCGCGTTTGGAATTTACGCCTCACCGGTGGCAGCGAAAGACCGCGTGTATGTGCTCGGCCGTGAAGGCACCTGCCTGGTGCTCAAGAAAGGTCCAAAACTGGAAGTCCTCGCCACGAACAAACTCGACGACAAGACCGATGCGTCACTGGCGCTCGTCGGAAAAGAACTCTTCGTCCGTGGCCAGCAGAATCTCTATTGTATCGCAGCGCAATGA